The Streptomyces sp. NBC_01298 genome contains the following window.
GGTGAGCTGGCCGAGCCCGTGGGCGACGATGTCGTCGAGGCCGGGCGCGGTCTCGCCGGAATCGTCCTCCATCGGCGCGACCGGTGCGCCCGGATCCGAGGGCAGCGCCCAGAAGCCGGTGAGCTGCCCCGCCTTCTCCTCCAGAGTCATCCGTTTCAGCAGATCGGCGACCCGTACGGACGCGGGTATGAGGGGGTCGCGCCAGGGCTCGGGCAAGGAGTTCTCCTAGGGGGTGTCTTGTCGATCGGGCCGGATCAGGGAGCGGCGTCTGGTGCCGTGCATCGCAAGGCGGAGGAGGCAGTCGATGCGGAGCATCGGCGAGTGACGACAACGCGGCGAGGCGCGGTGCCAGACACCGCGAGCCCGGCCTGATCGGCAAGACACCCCCTGGGGACTTCGACGACACGGCCTAGAGACGGGGCGGGGCGGTGGAGAGCCGGACCTTGAGCTCGGTCGAGAGCTCCATCCGGGGGCTGACCAGCGGCTGGCCGTCCAGGAGCTGGAAGAGCGTGCGGGCCGCGAGTCGGCCCATCTCCTCCAGCGGCTGGCGCACCGTCGTCAGTGGCGGTGACAGCCATTCGCACATCGGCAGGTCGTCGAAGCCGGCCACGCTGAGGTCCTGCGGGATGCTCAGCCCACCCTGCCGGGCGGCCTCGTAGACGCCCATGGCCTGCTGGTCACTGCCTGCGAAGACGGCGGTCGGCGGATCGGGCAGGGCGAGCAGCTCCCGGGCGCGCTGGAACCCGCCCTCGTGCTGGAAGTCGCCGAACCGGATCAGGTCGCGGTCGACCTCGATCCCGGCCCGCTCCAGCGCGGCCCGGTACCCGTCGATGCGGGCCTGGCTGCAGAGCATCTCCTTGCGCCCGCCGATCGCGGCGATCCGGCGGTGCCCCAGTTCCAGCAGGTGCTCCGTGGCGGCGAGGCCGCCCGCCCAGTTGGTCGCGCCGATGCTCGGCACACCGTTGCCCGGCAGGTCGATCGGGTCGATGACGACCAGCGCCACCCCGGCCTGTTCGACCTGGGCGCGCTGAGCCTGGGTGACCGAGGCGGTGACGAGGATGACGCCGTCGCTGTGGTGCAGGACCGGCAGCGCGGCCCAGCTCGACGGCGTGGCCTCGCCCGGCGGGACGAGCGACACGACGGTGCCGACGCTCCGCTGGGCGCACTCGGCCTCGACGCCGCGCAGGATCTCCACCGCCCACGCGCTGTCCAGACCGCCGATGATCAGGTCGACCAGGCCTGACCTGCGGGCCCTGGCCTGCCCGCCGGGGTGGAGGTAGTTGTGGGAGCGCAGCAGGCCCTCGATCCGCTCTCGCGTCGAGGGCGCGACATCGGAGCGGCCGTTGACCACTTTCGACACGGTGGCCTGGGAAACTCCCGCCTCCGCGGCGATGAGGGCCAGGGTCGGACGCTGCTCGGTCAACTTCTCTCCTCTGCGCGAACGGCTTGGGCTCACGACGGTTATCGCAAACTTTCGAAGAGTTTCCGGTCGGCGTGACCAGGTTGTCAAGCTCCAAGTGCGGTGCTGCCCAAGGGAAATCGGTAAGAAGGCTTGACCGGGGGGCCGCGCGTTCCTAGTTTGTGGCAGCACCGAATCGAGGATGTTGCGAAACAGTTTCGAAGTCGAACCGCATTCCCCCACCCCGGAGGTCCCATGGCCAGCACACCCCCGAGCCGACGAAGCTTCCTGGCGCTCTCGGGCCTGACCGCTCTGTCCGTCGCGCTGACCGCGGCCTGTGGAGGCGGGGACACCGGCTCCGGGCCGGCGGCCGACGGCAAGGTGACCTTCGCGTGGTGGAACATCGCCACGACGGAGCCGGGAAAGTCCCTCTTCCCCCAGATCTCCTCGGCGTTCACGGCCGCCCACCCCAACATCACGATCAGCACGACCTCGTTGGAGAACGAGGCGTTCAAGTCCAAGCTGGCTGCCACCACCTCGTCGGGCAAGCTCCCCGACGTCTTCCAGACCTGGGGTGGCGGCGTGCTGCAGCAGCAGGTCGACGCGGGGCTGGTCGAGGACCTCACCGACGTGCTCGGCTGGTCTTCCGAGCTCACCCCGGTCTCGCTGCAGGCCTATCAGTTCGAGGGCCGGACCTACGGGGTGCCCTACGACGTCGGCATGGTCGGCTTCTGGTACAACAAGAAGCTCTTCGCCCATGCCGGGATCACCGCTCCGCCGGCCACCTGGGCCGAGTTCCTGGAAGACGTCAAGAAGCTCAAGGCGGCGGGCGTCACACCGATCGCCCTCGCGGGCAAGGAGAAATGGCCCGGCCACTTCTACTGGGCCTACCTCGCGATGCGGGTCGCAGGGCTCCCCGCACTGGAGCGGGCCGCGGCCACCAAGGACTTCTCGGGCGCCGGCTTCGTCCAGGCGGGCACCCACCTCAAGGAGCTGGTCGACCTCCAGCCGTTCCAGACGGGCTTCCTCGGCGCCGGCTACGCGACCCCCGGAGGCCAGGCCGCGACCATGGGCAACGGCAAGGCCGCCATGGAGCTGATGGGGCAGTGGGGGCCATCGGTACAGAAGGACGCGGGCGCCGATCTCGGAGCGGACCTGGGCTTCTTCCCCTTCCCGACGGTCGGCGGCGGGGTCGGCCGCGCCACCGACGTGCTCGGCGGTGGCGGTGCCTTCGCGCTGCGCAAGGGAGCGCCGAAGGAGGCGCTGGCCTTTCTGAAGTTCTTCGTCCTGGAGAACGAGTCCAAACTGCTCGCCTCCAACGGCTACCTGCCGGTGGTCAAGGGCGCGGAGAGCCAGGTCGCCGACCCGAACCGGAAGGCGGTGGCCGAGAGTCTGGTCAAGGCGACGGACTTCCAGCTCTACCTCGACCAGGCCTACCCGCCGGCGGTCGGTCAGGAGATCAACGACAGCGTCGCCGACCTCATCGCGGGCAAGAAGACGCCCGGGCAGGTCACCAAGTCGATCACCGAGGCCGCGAAGGGTGCCTAGCTCCGTGTCCACCCTGACCAAGGAGCGGACGCAGGACGCCGGGCCGGTGCGCCCGCCCACCCCGTCACGGTCGCGCCTGCGCGGTTTGGCAGGCTGGGCGTCGGTCGCCTGGTTCCTCGTCCCGGCTCTGGTCCTCTTCCTCGTCTTCGTCCTCGCGCCCATCGCGGTCGCCGTCTACACCGGCTTCTTCAAGTGGGGCGGGGTCGGCCCCCTGGAGGACTTCGTCGGCTTCGGGAACTACGCCAACCTCTTCAGGGACCAGGTCTTCCTCGGCGATCTGGAGCGCGGGCTGTACCTGATTGCGCTGTCGGTCACGGTCCAGTTGCCGTTCGCACTGTTCACCGCCGTCCTGCTCAACCAGAGGCTGCGCGGCCGGGCCGTCTACCGGATGCTGTTCTTCGCGCCGTACGTCCTGTCCGAAGTGGTCACGGCGGTCCTCTTCACGATGATCTTCCTTCCCGGTGGCGGCATGGCCGACCATCTCGCGGGCGCCCTCGGCCTGGAGGGGCTGCAGGGCAAATGGCTCGCGGATCCCTCGACGGTCATGCCGACCCTGTTCGTGGTCATGACCTGGAAGTACTTCGGGTTCCACATGATGCTCTTCCTCGCCGGGCTGCAAAGCATCCCGGGCGAGATCCTCGAGGCCGCCTCCATCGACGGCGCCGGCGCCTGGCAGCGCTTCCGGCACGTGACGCTGCCGTTGCTCGGCCCGACGATCCGGATCAGCGTCTTCCTTTCGGTCATCGGTGCCATCCAGCTCTTCGACCTCGTCTGGGTCATGACAGCCGGCGGGCCCAACCACTCCTCCGAGACGATGGCGATCTCGATGTTCCAGTTCGGGTTCAAGCGCTACCAGGTCGGCTACGCCAGCGCGATCAGCGTGGTGCTGTTCATGATCAGTCTGGTCTTCTCCCTCTTCTACCAGCGCTACGTACTGCGCCGTGACCTGAGCGGGGCCGTCACCTCGGGAGGTGGCCGATGAACGCACGCAGAACGGCACGCGGCCTGTCGCTGCACGCCGTGGTCTGGCTGATCGGCGCGTTCGTCGTCGTGCCGCTGGTCTACGCGGTGATCTCCGGGTTCAAGAGCACCGGCGAGCTGACGACCAACCCGTTCGGGCTGCCGGAGCACTGGAAGACCGGCAACTACGCCGGCATTCTCGGCGACGGAATGTTCTGGCGGCAGATCGCCAACAGCGCGGGCATCGCGATCGGCACGGCATGCTGCACGGTGATGGTCGCGGCGATGGCGGCGTTCGTACTGGCCCGCTACGCCTTCCGGGGCAGGGAGCTGTTCTACACCCTGTTCACGATCGGGCTGATGTTCCCGTTCGCGGTGGCCGTCCTGCCGCTGTTCCTGCTGCTGCGCAACTTCGACCTGCTCGACAACCCGCTCGGAGTGATCCTCCCGCAGGCGGCCTTCGGGCTCCCCATGACGATCATCATTCTGCGCGGCTTCTTCCGGACCATCCCGGCAGAGGTCGAGGAGGCTGCCGTCATGGACGGCTGCGGCAAGTTCCGCTTCTTCTGGAAGATCCTGCTGCCGATGGCACGTCCGGCGCTCGGCACGGTCTCGGTGCTCGCGATCGTCGCGAGCTGGAACAACTTCTTCCTGCCGCTGCTGGTGTTCAACGACCCTCAATGGCAGACGATCCCGGTCGGCGTCCAGCAGTTCCAGGGTCAGTACTCGACCGACTACGCGCTCGTTCTCGCCTACGTCGTGCTCGCGATGGTTCCCGCCCTCGCCTTCTACGCCGTCGCCGAACGGCAGTTGATCGGCGGACTCGCAGCGGGCGCCACCAAGGGCTGAACCGTTCCG
Protein-coding sequences here:
- a CDS encoding carbohydrate ABC transporter permease; this translates as MPSSVSTLTKERTQDAGPVRPPTPSRSRLRGLAGWASVAWFLVPALVLFLVFVLAPIAVAVYTGFFKWGGVGPLEDFVGFGNYANLFRDQVFLGDLERGLYLIALSVTVQLPFALFTAVLLNQRLRGRAVYRMLFFAPYVLSEVVTAVLFTMIFLPGGGMADHLAGALGLEGLQGKWLADPSTVMPTLFVVMTWKYFGFHMMLFLAGLQSIPGEILEAASIDGAGAWQRFRHVTLPLLGPTIRISVFLSVIGAIQLFDLVWVMTAGGPNHSSETMAISMFQFGFKRYQVGYASAISVVLFMISLVFSLFYQRYVLRRDLSGAVTSGGGR
- a CDS encoding extracellular solute-binding protein; this translates as MASTPPSRRSFLALSGLTALSVALTAACGGGDTGSGPAADGKVTFAWWNIATTEPGKSLFPQISSAFTAAHPNITISTTSLENEAFKSKLAATTSSGKLPDVFQTWGGGVLQQQVDAGLVEDLTDVLGWSSELTPVSLQAYQFEGRTYGVPYDVGMVGFWYNKKLFAHAGITAPPATWAEFLEDVKKLKAAGVTPIALAGKEKWPGHFYWAYLAMRVAGLPALERAAATKDFSGAGFVQAGTHLKELVDLQPFQTGFLGAGYATPGGQAATMGNGKAAMELMGQWGPSVQKDAGADLGADLGFFPFPTVGGGVGRATDVLGGGGAFALRKGAPKEALAFLKFFVLENESKLLASNGYLPVVKGAESQVADPNRKAVAESLVKATDFQLYLDQAYPPAVGQEINDSVADLIAGKKTPGQVTKSITEAAKGA
- a CDS encoding carbohydrate ABC transporter permease — encoded protein: MNARRTARGLSLHAVVWLIGAFVVVPLVYAVISGFKSTGELTTNPFGLPEHWKTGNYAGILGDGMFWRQIANSAGIAIGTACCTVMVAAMAAFVLARYAFRGRELFYTLFTIGLMFPFAVAVLPLFLLLRNFDLLDNPLGVILPQAAFGLPMTIIILRGFFRTIPAEVEEAAVMDGCGKFRFFWKILLPMARPALGTVSVLAIVASWNNFFLPLLVFNDPQWQTIPVGVQQFQGQYSTDYALVLAYVVLAMVPALAFYAVAERQLIGGLAAGATKG
- a CDS encoding LacI family DNA-binding transcriptional regulator, coding for MTEQRPTLALIAAEAGVSQATVSKVVNGRSDVAPSTRERIEGLLRSHNYLHPGGQARARRSGLVDLIIGGLDSAWAVEILRGVEAECAQRSVGTVVSLVPPGEATPSSWAALPVLHHSDGVILVTASVTQAQRAQVEQAGVALVVIDPIDLPGNGVPSIGATNWAGGLAATEHLLELGHRRIAAIGGRKEMLCSQARIDGYRAALERAGIEVDRDLIRFGDFQHEGGFQRARELLALPDPPTAVFAGSDQQAMGVYEAARQGGLSIPQDLSVAGFDDLPMCEWLSPPLTTVRQPLEEMGRLAARTLFQLLDGQPLVSPRMELSTELKVRLSTAPPRL